TTAAGGATCACTGCTTAACGTTCGATAAGGGTTCCTTAACTGGAGGGGAGTTTACTGTAGATATGACTTCTCTTAAAGTAACGGATATGTAAGGGGAGATGGCTGATAAATTAGAAGGCCACCTTAACTCTCCCGACTTTTTTGGAACAGCAGAACATAAAATAGCTAAATTGGTAATTACTAATGTGAGTAAAGAGGGGAGTGGAGCGTATGATGTAAAAGCTAAGTTAACGATCAAAGGGATCACTAATCCAATTGAGTTTAAGGCAACTTCAAAAACATCTGGCGATGAGGTTCCTTTTGATGCGAAGCTAATTGTAGACAGATCTAAATACGATGTGAAGTATGGATCTGGTAGTTTCTTCGAGGGCTTAGGCAATAAAATGATTTACGATGACTTCGAGTTGAATGTTCATCTGGTGACTTCTGTAAAATAAAGCGATGACAACTTGAGCGAAAGTGCTCGCAAAAATAAGGACTCCTTATTATTAGATAATTGCTAGCAGTAAGGAGCTTTTTATTAAGTAGAAACTTGAATCAGGGATCAAGAAGATCATTATCTCAATAATAAATACCTAATATTGAATTCTCGAAAAAAATCAGTACACAATATGTATAAGTATCTAGTTTTAGCTTTCTGTATTTCAATTCTCTTTGGTTGTGAGTCGGATCCCATAGTAAGACCTTTTAATGGCATATTAATAGATAATTTGGAGAAGCTCGAGAACGCAAATCAATATTTGAAACCATATATAGATATTTTCGATAATGAATGTTTACCCTTCGAAGATTGCGATTACTGCATAGATCAACTAATAGATGCTGCAAACGGACCATACCAGAAGAGTATTGTTGGCGGGCTTATATTTCACAAGGATCCTGCAAAATCTTTCTTATTGGTTGAGGATGCTTTAAGGCAAGTTCCGGAGGAATTGAGGTTTAATATTGCCTATGCAATGGCATTACATAGAAATGGTTATTACGATGTAGCAATACCATTTTATCTAGAATACCAGAAATACCATCATGAAGATTTTAGGGTTAATTATGGATTGGCTGAATGTTATTTAAATGTAAACGATTACAGAGCGGCATATTATTATTGGACTAAACACGATCCGGATAAAAATGCAAATAATATTCATCTGGCGATGCACAACATACGAGCTAAGTCGGATCAACATAAATATAGATCTGAGCTCATAGAAAAAGTTAAAAATGAAGACGTGAAAAGTGCTTACGATTTGTTGTATTTGGACTTGAATTGGGAATATAGTATTTGGAACACAGGTATTCAAGAGGCATTTATTAGGCCTGATTTAGATTTGGTTAAAAAAACATTTGGAGAGTTTAGTTATCCTTATTCCGAATTGGGTACCTATAATTACATTAAGCACTTGATACCACTGAATCCCAGTGCTGATTCAATTCAATCGATGCTTTACAGAGCAGAAATATTGATTAATGGCTTTAGATTTCCAAATCATGGTAATGTTACGGCTGACTTGTTAAACATGGCATTCTTTACTAGAGCCATCAATGCCCGTGATTTTTATATTTCAAGAGGAAATGAAATGGTGGAATTGGCATTCAGTTTTAAAAGCATCGAACTTTTTAAAATTTATGCAGATTTAAAGGGCTATACTAAAGGTGTATCTGTTATGGCAAATATGTGGAAAACCGGTTGGATCGAATTTAAGGATGAGGGGTATGCAATAAAATATTTGGGTAGCTTCAGAGATCAACTGACTTACGAGAATGCAGAACTTTCTGCAGCAATATCAAATTTTCCTAATTCGGCAAAGCTACAGTCGATGCGAATGAATATAGGGAGTACGAAACATATTGATATTATTCCCGATGTAGTATCAACGTTGAAAAAAGAGTTTAAAACTTTTGATTCAGATAAAGAAAGAACCTACACGTTTCTAAATCGGTATTTTTCTATTCTTAATAAAATATTAACGGAGAAAGAAAGTAAGTTAAAGAGAGAACAAGAATCTATGGCTAATCCTGAAGAACAGATTATCGAATAATCATTTTGTTAGACACGGTAGATTTGGTAGTGGAAATAGTATAGATATAAATACCCGATGCCAAGTTTTGCCTATTAAAGACTACTTGATGTTGGCCTCTAGGTAAATTAGTATTTAATAGGGTTGAGATTAATATTCCTTCCAAATTTGAAACTGTTATCGTAACGTGATCTTCTTTATTAAGCTCAAATGGGATAGTTGTTCGTTCATCAAAAGGATTTGGGTAATTCCGGGATTGGAAATCTAATGGTGTAGAGTGATCCTTTAGAAAAGTTATTAGGTCATCTCCCCATTCAAAACGAAATGCTCTGTAGGTATAAGCTACTCCCGACGCCCCACTATCTATATATAATTCAAAAACTTTGTTTCCTAACGAATCAAATTCTGTTACGTTTGGTGAATCTGTATTAACACCACCCCAACTAACTAAGCGATTGCCATTTGGTAAGGATTGTACGTTTCCTCTATTCGGAGAATAGGTTACCAACGCATTATTCTGTTCCCAAACAGGTGTAGCAGTCATTAAGGCTGTATCTATTTCGTACTCAACTACACGAGGGGTATGTGCAGAAATACTTGCGTTATCATAGAGTAAGATGTTTCCATTTTCGAGTTCTGTAACGCTGTGCTGAGAACAAAATGGGACCGAGTCATTAATAAAGGTGAATTGGCCAGCTGGGCCCCCTAGTCTCCAAATAATACTAGAGTCTGATCGGCTAATTTTGGTGATTTCATCCATTTTCTTTGCCGAAAAAAGAAAGTTTCCATCTTTTGTTCCTGTGATGGAATTAGCATGTATGTAATCTACCCATACTAAAGGGAAGCCTGGCCCATGTTCATTTTCTGAGGGATCATAATAATCCCAAGTGCTCCATTCGAATAATATCTGTTTAGTCGTTATGTCTTGTTCTTGTATGTAGTAGCCTCTCTCAGTAACATCATACCACATTGCCCCTCCAAACTCTACCGAATCTTGTATGGCTTCATCGTTACATATTAAGACGGGATTGCCGTTATTTTGAAAATATATATCGTGGAAATCTGTAGTCAATCCATTTCCGCACTCTATTGAATCTTGAATAACGAAAGTTGTATCTATAATAAAGTGCTTTTCTTTATCCATGTCGAAGTAGCATAATTGAGAATCGTTAATCATCTTAAGATCTCTAAAGTCACCTAATCCGTAGTATATAACATTGCCAACGCCGTCTATTACATAATGGTAATCTACCTGGGGAGCCACTCCGGTTGTCATGAAAATATCTCCTTTGGCTGTAGGTCCGTAATTGTTTATTTGGAATGTAGGGAAGCCAATGGGTAATGTTTGTCCAGAGCAGAATACCTGGCAGCAGAATAATAAAAGAAATGAAGTAAGAGCGTTTTTCATTTTGAGTTTAACTTCTATCGCAAGATAGAAGAGTAATTAAATCGGTATTGTTAGTTATTTAATTCTAACATCACGACCATTATGAACTAGTACTTTTAAATACGTAATAACTTCTGTGTCGACTACTCCTTCAATACCATGAATGTCATTTACTCTAACTTGTTGCATATGAAAGTTGTCCTCACAGAGCATTGTTATTTCAATTTGATGCCTCTCTGACGATGAAGCGATATATCTCACGTACTTAATTTGGGCTAAATCACGGACTACTTGTTGAAGGTGGTCAGTTGATTTTAGAAAGATTAGTACTCTGCAGAAACTTCCAAATCCAAGGTATTTAGGCTGCACCCAAGCATAAACAGTAATGATGTTATGATTAATCAGGTATTCAACTCTAGATCGTATTGTGTTTACAGATACATTTATTGCTTTGGCAATATCCTTGAAAGATTTACGCCCATCCGCTTGTATCTGATCAATCAGTTTTAAATGCGTTTCATCTAATTTCTTGTTCTTGTTATCGGTCGCGTCGAGACCCCTGAAAACAGGAACGGACGTCCCCGTATTATCTTCATCGTCAAAATACACCTCAAGGTAAGGTGTTATATGTGTATCTGTTATCCCGTCGAGGCTCATTATAGACTCATTTACAATGTCGAATAAATGTTCGTTGTCGCGACATAATATTTCCACCTCTAGAATAAATTTACCAGCAGTAACGCAAACCATGTCCACCCATTTAAGTTTGGCCAAAGAGTTTATTGCGTTTTCGAGATGTTTGCTGGTATCAATATTTAGCAATACAAGTGCATGGCAATTTAGATCAAGATCTTTAGGGTTAGCCCATCCTACAATGTGCAGAATATTTTCCTTAATTAATCTTTTATATCGATTGTGAACAGATACGTTCGAAACGCCCATCTCATCGGCTATATCTTTATAAGACTTTCTACCATCCTTTTGTAAATGGCTTATTATAATCTTGTCTTGATCGTCTAATTTATACTCAGTCATATAGCGATTTACTTATCTCTTTGCATCGAAGCAACCACAATTAGTTCACTTCTCCATTTACTAAAATACCTTAATTTTTATTGAGCTTGATAAATATCCTTTTTCTCTTTTACAAAAGCTGCGTTAAAGTGAATATTATTAACAAAGAGCACTATTATGTGCAATAATATTAAGGTGCATACGTAAAAATAGAATTTAATTAATTAATTTTGAATCAGCTAGTATTCTAGAAAACAAGACAATACAATTTGCAATTATGAAACAATCCAATTTGGAATCAATGAATATTCGAGTTCTTAATACACCTACTATGGTGGAAAAGAAAACTGTAGTAAATGACACTAACGCTCGAGTTAATTTATTTGTTGAACCTGCTTATCTCGTGGAATCTGTTATTTCAGAGTTGGTTAAATTAAAGGAGGTTGGTTTTGTTGCTCTTGCACCAAGTTCCAAAACAATTGAAGTCTTGTTATCCTGTAGTGATAATGGTCAGTTAATTCAATTAATGGATAAGCACATTTATTCTATTGATGGTGTGCAATCTGCAGAAATTAATGTGTATTTAGATGTTCGACATTGGAGTAAGAAAACTACTGTAAGGAAGAAAAAAATCATCAAGGAAAGTAGAATTGAAAAACTGGCTTCGTAGAGATTAATGCTAAAAAGGCTTCTGTCGCCAATCTGATGAGTTAACTATTATTAGGTAGGCGAGAGTACTTAACAAAAAACAAAATAAAGGGGTTGTGAATTATATCACAACCCCTTTATTTATATTCATTTTTGGGATGTGTAGGATAATGTAAATCAGGACAGGTTAAATAATTTTTACAAATAGAATCTTTACATTCACCCACCGAGGGAAAGAGAAGTAATAGCAGTAAAACACGATATTTACCCTGCTTTATTCAATACAAAGAAAGCAATGAAAAATAAATTTCTTTTAATTGCATTTATCGAAGGGGCAACTGTTATGGCAGTTGAACTTCTTGGCGCTAGAGCTATAGTTCCATTTTATGGCAGCTCATTAATCATGTGGACTACCCTTTTATCTGTAACATTATTTGGATTAGCCATTGGTTATTTTTTTGGATCGTGGTTATGTGAAAAGGTATCGAAACCTAATTCCGTAATTCTTGACTTGTTTTATTTTGCTGCATTATTTATCGCATTGATTCCAGTTGTTGCCCAGCCTTTTCTTGTATTGATTTCTAGTTTGGAGATTATTTTAGGTTGCACCATTGCATCTATGGTAATTGTGTTTCCTAGTTTGGTATGCCTTGGTGCGACATCAGCACTGATTATAAAAGTTGTTTCAATCGAATTAAAAGATCCTGGGAAAGCATCCGGATTGGTTTATTCAATTTCCACATTAGGAGGAATTGTATCCACTTTTTATTTAGGTTTTGTGGTAATACCAAACTGGGGAGTGTTTAACCCGATTATTTTTGTTTCATGGGTTCTCTTTTTAGCAACGAATATTGTTCTTTTCAACAAACAGAAAATGCGTACCGCTATTCTGTTTGGCATTTTATTTCTTATTTCTTATTTCGTAATGTTTGTAGATGTTATGTATGAGGAAGATAAACCATATGTTGAAATTTATAAGACAGAAGGCCTTCTTGGCCAAATTAGAATTGA
This is a stretch of genomic DNA from Flavobacteriales bacterium. It encodes these proteins:
- a CDS encoding aryl-sulfate sulfotransferase; the encoded protein is MKNALTSFLLLFCCQVFCSGQTLPIGFPTFQINNYGPTAKGDIFMTTGVAPQVDYHYVIDGVGNVIYYGLGDFRDLKMINDSQLCYFDMDKEKHFIIDTTFVIQDSIECGNGLTTDFHDIYFQNNGNPVLICNDEAIQDSVEFGGAMWYDVTERGYYIQEQDITTKQILFEWSTWDYYDPSENEHGPGFPLVWVDYIHANSITGTKDGNFLFSAKKMDEITKISRSDSSIIWRLGGPAGQFTFINDSVPFCSQHSVTELENGNILLYDNASISAHTPRVVEYEIDTALMTATPVWEQNNALVTYSPNRGNVQSLPNGNRLVSWGGVNTDSPNVTEFDSLGNKVFELYIDSGASGVAYTYRAFRFEWGDDLITFLKDHSTPLDFQSRNYPNPFDERTTIPFELNKEDHVTITVSNLEGILISTLLNTNLPRGQHQVVFNRQNLASGIYIYTISTTKSTVSNKMIIR
- a CDS encoding AsnC family transcriptional regulator gives rise to the protein MTEYKLDDQDKIIISHLQKDGRKSYKDIADEMGVSNVSVHNRYKRLIKENILHIVGWANPKDLDLNCHALVLLNIDTSKHLENAINSLAKLKWVDMVCVTAGKFILEVEILCRDNEHLFDIVNESIMSLDGITDTHITPYLEVYFDDEDNTGTSVPVFRGLDATDNKNKKLDETHLKLIDQIQADGRKSFKDIAKAINVSVNTIRSRVEYLINHNIITVYAWVQPKYLGFGSFCRVLIFLKSTDHLQQVVRDLAQIKYVRYIASSSERHQIEITMLCEDNFHMQQVRVNDIHGIEGVVDTEVITYLKVLVHNGRDVRIK